The following DNA comes from bacterium.
GATGTCCCAGACTTCGACGATGCGATTGGCGCGCATCTCCTCGATTTCTTTGCCCATCGCAGAGACGGCGTCCTCCACGGGACGATCGCGCTTCTCGATGAAGATGCGCTCCAGCCACTCCGCGAACGGCAATCCCGGTGGGATGACACCGCGCAGGTGGCTCAGTTCCAGATGGCAATGGGCGTTCAGATACACAGGTCAGTCTTCAAGGAACAGCATGCCGAGCAAGGCCGCTTTCGATTCGACGGCCATGTTCAGGAACTTCTTCAGCGCGAGAAAGCAATCCAGCAGGATCGCCAGATCCTCGCTTGAATCTTCTCCCCATCCGCCGGGCGGCACGCCGGATTCCTCCAGTTCAGCCGGATCGTATCGTTCCTGGATGATCTCCGGAGCGACCTTCTCCAGTGCATGATGGATCCGTTCGACTTCCACTGCGCCCAGCGTCGAAACGATCGGGCAAGCGGCCAATTCCTCGAACCACTCGGTGAGGGCCTCCTCATCTTCGCCGGCCAAGTCTTCATCATCGAGGTACCCGACGAGAAGGAAATCCAGGATCGGCTGGTCCTCGCCGACTGTATCGCTCAGCAGAAAATGCAGCGCCTCGTTCCATTCGCCGAGGTCGAGCGCATTACCTTCGCCGGATTCGGCGTTCTCCCATTCGATTGGGGGCAGCATTGTCTCGTCGAATTCGTCGTCTTCCATCAGGCGGCGATGAACGTTCGTGCTAACGCGTTGCAGCAGGTAAGCGCTCATGACAGGCCCCCTTTCCGGGGAAGGATGTTACCGCCAGTGCGCACGAAAACAGACGGCGCGTCAAGTGCCGCTGAAGATGCAGGACTGCTTGAGTCAGAAAAGGAAACCCGCCCCTGCGATGAGGGGCGGGTGGATATTCGATTGGAACCTGGTGCGACGAGCCTACGCCAGAGGGCCGACGTGCTTGCCAACGTGCGGGAACTCGGTAATAGCCAGGGCCTTGTCGATGGTCGCGATGGCCTTGGAGCGCCCGGGCTCGCGCAGGTCGCCGACCTTGACGAGCGGCAGGCGGACTTCGCTGTCCAGCATGTGGTGCAGCGCGATCGGATTCTTCACGCAGAAGCACGCGTCGACGCAGGGCTGAAGGGCCTTCTGCAGTTCCTCGGCCTTCTCCCACTCGCCGGCGGCGCACAGTTCGGTCAGTACCTGGAACTCTTGCGGCCAGACGTTGGCGCTGGCGGAGATGACTCCGGTTCCGCCAAGCTTCATGATGTCGTACACCATGTGGTCTTCGCCGCTGACGACGGTGAAGTTCTCGCGATCGGTTTCATCCAGAATCCGACCGACCTGGTTCAGGTCGCCACTGGCTTCCTTGATCGCGACGATGGCCGGGTGCTGTGCAAGCTCGATCGTCGTGTCAGCCTCGATGTTCGACTTCGTCCGGCTCGGGACATTGTAGAGAATGATCGATGCATCGTTTTCCCCGGCCAGATCGGCCATGATACGGAAGTGACGCAGCAGGCCTTCCTGGGGCGGGTTGTTGTAATAGCCGCTCACGTGAAGCAGCGCGTCCACTCGGCCTTCGGCCAGGATCGCGCGGCTCATCTCGACGGCTTCGTGCGTCGCGTTGGAGCCGGCGGAGGCGATGATCTGGACCTCGCGGCCCTTGCCGGCCGCATATCCGCGGGCGTACAGGGCGCCTTCGCTGACCAGTTCAATCTGTTCGTTGTGGGTGAGCGTGGCGCTCTGCCCGGTGGTGCCGGCGATCACGATACCGGTCACGCCGGCATCGATGAAGTGGGCAATCAGCTCGTGGTACTTATCAACGTCGACGACGACACGACCGCTTTCTTCGATCATCGGCGTAATGATGGCGGGGTAGCATCCTCTGATTTGCGTAGCAGATAACATAGTTTCATCTTCCTTTGGAACGGGATCGCAATGGGAGTGGGGCCGGAAGAGGTCCTGCATCCAGGCCACGCGCTATCCCTGGGGGTTCAACACTGTCAAGCGAGAGTCATTCCGGCCGTTCAAAATAATGAACCCTCTAGGGGCCTCTTTAGCGGAAGCCCTGGGCCTCAGTACAATGCCAATCTAGTGATATGACCCAAAGGGCATCAAAACTGGCATCCTGGGCGGCCAATCGGGTCAGCCTGACCCGGTGACACGGCTCACTTCAGCAGTTCCCGGGTGACTATATCGGCTGGATCGATCAGGTTGTCGTTGTTGAAATCCAGCCCTTGCGGGTCGGTTGTCCGACCCAGAATGACACTGATCACGGCGTCCGGTGGCGCCATGGGAGTGAACTCGGTTGTCATGTTATTGTCTTCGCTGTACTCGTCGATCAGGTTGTCCGGATCGATGACGGCGACGATGGAGTAGTCCTGGTCGTCCGGGATGACCCAGCGCGCTGTGATCGTCATGCTGCTGTTTCCGGAGAGACCTGTATTCGTGCGTTCATTCTCGACGATTGGGATCAGTTCGCGTGCATCGGGAGGCATCGCGTAGAGCGAGTAGTGGAAGTACCAGGCGCTCAGATCGCCGATGTTCTTCACTTCGGCAAAGACCGTGACTTCGTTGCCCGGTTCCGGGATGCCGCCCTGCAATCCTGTCTTGCCGACCGCCAGGTCGCGCACGGATTCGTGACTTAGCATCGAGAAGGTGCCATACTCGGCCAGGTCGCGTTCAATCACACCTGTTGTGACGCCGTCGATCTCCGCAGTCGTCGGAGTCGACGTCAAATCGGCCTTCCAGAATCCGACGAGGAGACTGTCGTTCGCGTCCGGGAGCGCGACGAAATTCTTCTCAAAGGAACGATCTGGACTCAGCGGTCCCGGCGCGCGCTCCAAACCCATGATCTCCAGCGCGGGCCCGCCGTCGACTTCGTGTCCCGGGCCTATGAATCCAAATCCTATGCCGGCCAGGTTAACCATGTCCAGACCCTCCAGGCTCGCGCCTCGTGAGTAGTTCTCATCGCCTGGATCATGCGGCGCCGGTTGGCCCTCGGGGAAAAACTTCTGTCCTTGATCCAGGTCACCAACGTGCACGGCGGGCGCCATGATCCCGGTGTCTTTGTAATCCTCCATTTCCACCCAACCGATCGCAATTCCCGCCAGATAGGCGTGCATCATCGGATGGAACGTCATCGTGGGTTCGGGCTGACGGAATTCACGATACAGCGTATTGTATATTGGCCCCACATAGACCGAGTGGCGCCACTTCTCTGCGCGAATATCTCCCTCTAACGGATCGACGCTTGTGACATCCTCCATGCGCGTGATGACGATTTCGATCGTATTGCCGTAAAGCGCGGCGGCGTACTCCAGAATATCGTCCGGAACGCCCGCTTCTGGATCTTCGTCGCCCAAGCGCCGGTGGTTTCCGAACTCGAAGTCATAGCCCATTTCGAGCATGTGCAGCGTAATTCCGCCCAAGCGCCCGCTACTAATTGGATCCGCCGACAAGTCCCACGGCAAGTAGTTGCCGTTCTCCGACTCCAGCCACAGCATCCAGGCCTGACCGAATCGCGCATCGGCGGACTGTACGTTGAAAGCCGTCTTACCCGTGATCGGGATTTCCCGCACCTCGGTCCATGTACGTGTCTCAGGATTGAACGTCGCGTAAGCCGGAATCAGGTTCTGCATCATGGTCTCGTTGTCGGCTTGAGGGTCTCCGCTCGGCTGCAAATCTTCAATCGCCACGCGTTCCCACATCGCAACGAATCGCTCGTGAATCGGCTCGATGCTGGAGATCTTATAATAGCCGACATCCGGTTTGAAATCCATCTTGGCGTCTGCGCAAACCGGAGCCGGATCGCTGAAACTCATTCCATCAAAGTAGCTGTACCAGATATCGGTTGCCTGCGTTGCGGGCCTGCCTTCGATCGGCTGCTCCCACAAGACCATGTATCGAAAGCCATCTGTCGAACGCCCGATGACCGGGCGTGTGCCATCTGGCAAGCCGCCGATCACGTCAGCTTCTGTGTCGAAGTCTGTGGGATCGTTTGGCACTCCGCGCGCGCGACGTTGGCGTTCAAACTCGTGGAATGGGTTTCGAGTGATGATGTGCGGGCGCTCTTCCAACGTTTTGACGGCGCGCCCCCCTGGTTCCGCGTACGTGTACTGCCAGCCACTGTCGGAGACGATCGTTGGTTTCGATGGCGGGACTCCACTGCGAGCGGGATAGGTGCTCGTAAACGTGTACCCTGTCTGGAACTCGCGGATGATGTTGTAGATACGCAGCTTGGCACCGATCAGCAGACTTGCTCCGATGGAACCCATTCGCAGGCCAGAAGTCTCGTCCGGCACGAGTGTGACGCTACCCTTCCCTTCACCGAACGCAGTGGCCTCCATGTAGTCGCCGAGCACATCGACAACCGCCGTGATCGTCAGGGCGATGTAGCCGGTGATCTTGCCATCGAACGAGAGATCGCTGTTCTCGTTGACCTTGATCTGCGATTCCGCATCGATGCCGAGCGTAATCGCCGCGATCAATTTCGCACGTTGATCCAACCAGGCGACGGCGCTGCCGATGAAGGGCCATTGCTTCAACGGTGCAAGCTGCGGAAACACGACGGACATCTTGGCTTCTTCCTTCACGGTTCCCGCCAGTTTCACGGTGACCAATCCGCCGGTGAAGTCGAGTCCTTCCGGAGTGAGCTGATTGATCACGCCACCACCGAGCTCTGTGCGCAGCACGCCCGAACCGACAAGGAATTCACCACCGCCGGCAACGGAGATGTTTCCGTCGCCAACACTGGCGATTTCCGCCTTTGCCGACGCCTGAACTTCTTTGATGCCGTAGCGCTTTCCGCCGACCCACGGAATGCCGTCGATGAACTCCACCCACGCGTTGATGGGCGTTCGTGGTGCGACGCCGGAGTAACCCCACTTCACGACCTTATCGATGAACTGATCGCCGAACGGGCCATAGCTTGGATCGAGCGAGTAGAACGGGATCGTGCCCGGGTAGGTTCGCAGTGGGATCGCCATCTGGATGGGCGTGCTGATCTGATTGTTCGTATTCTGAAGCGTGAACAGCGAGTAGGGATTCTCAATGCCATCCAAGACATCGCGCCTGAAATATCCCGTGACCGTCCCAGCGTCGTACGTGCGAGGCCCGATGAAGACTCCATCATAGACGCGAAGTGCCTCGATATCGCTCCCGCCGCCGTACGCCGCGAGCGTCCAGTTCACGGGATATGATGCGGAATGCTCCGGGAATGTCCACAGAACGCCTTCTTGATTCAAATCGAACGATGTGACATCGGGCAGAGTCTGAGCCTGAAGCGAACGCTGCGTGATGTTCGCGTCCTTGGCGTTCAGAAACATGAACCCATCGTGGCTTCCGATCAGACGACAGGAACTGATAACCCCGCCAATGTATGCTCCATCGAATCGCCCTTTCTGGTAAAACGTCTGCCCGTCGAGTCGATAGAACTTCCCGTAGTCATAACCATCCTCGATAATCATCACGTACAGATCGGATGAGACTCGATCGACAGCTAGGAAGTAGGGACTGAGTCCATAGCGATTCGGACTGGGAACACCGAAGATGTTCGTGAAGAGCTGCGAACGTGTCACTTGCTGCCGAATGGCGGTCGCATCGGGGCTCAGATTATATATCGAACTTCCGCAGATGACCCACCACGACCCGTCGTTCGCGCGATCGATCGCGTTTACGCATCCGGTAGATAGAACCGTACTAAAGTCGATCGTATCGGTCTTTGTGATATCCGGCTCGCCCTCGGTTGTGGTCCCGAGCTGCCAGACGGTCATGGTCGTGAGGTCTTCATCGAGAACGTACCATGTGTCGTCATTCGCAACAAAGCAAGCCCCAAGCGTCGTGTATCCAAAGGCGTTGTGAAACCCGTAGTAATCCACGGGATAGCTGAAGGAGATCGTGGAGAGATGACTCCCACCTCGATCGTAGGTGTTAATCTCGCCAAGCTTCTCTACGTAGTGTCGCCCGAGCGTCTCATCGAATGTCCAGCGAGCCTTATCTGTATTAGGCGGATAGAGCGAATAGAGGACATCGCCTGGATTCTGTGCGAAGGTCTGACCGCAGAGAATCGGCAGGATAAACAGGGAGAGCACTGCGAGTCGCAGTTTCATGGTCCCCTCCAAGAAGCCAACGAATGTTCAACCTTACGCAATCACTGGCCTGCGAGAGCGCGTTCTGTCAATCTGAGGTTGGAACAGAGGAAGGCCTGCAGGGCGCTACAACACGTGCCCGATCAGCTCTTTCGCTGACATGTTGCCCCAGTTGTCGACGCTGGTCGGTCCGGAGACTTCCTCGAGCAGATGGGCAAACTCCCGATTCGCCATCGGCCAGTTACCGCGCGCGTTCTGCCAGGCCCAATACAGGTACTCCGACGCACGCCGATCGCCACAGGAGAGGATGGCCTGCGCCGCTGCAAGGTGCGGATTCGAGAAATGTACCTTCAGGTTAGGAATCGATTTCAGCTCTCGTTGCAGCAGCTTCATTCGCCGGCGCGCCTCGCGCACGCCGACAAAGCCACCGGCGCGTTGTGGCGTTCCGGGCTTTGGCACGAACACGCCGACATTTAGCGCGAGATGACCGAGCCGACCGTGCGAGCGCGACGCGTCGACTTGAACATGGTGAAGCTCCCGTGTGAAGGACGCGATCGAGCGCACGTCGTCGTCCGTCTCGCCGTTCAGTCCGATCATGTAGTACAGCTTCAGGTTTCGCATGCCGCGCGAGACGGTGTCGTGCGTGAACTGACGAATCTTTTCATCGGTCAGGCGCTTTCGCATGCGAATGCGCAGGCGTTCGTTGCCGGCTTCGGGCGCGATGGTCAGCGTGTTCTGTCCCGACTGCAGCAACGCATCGATCATGCGCGGCTTCACATCTTCGACGCGTAACGATGAGAAGGAGATGTTCATCCCGAGCCGAAGAAGTCGATCGCAAATCTCTTCGATCTCTTTGTGCACACCGACTGCCGAGGCGACCAGTCCGATGCGATCCGTTCGACCTTGGAAGAGGCGAGCCTGGCGCTCGATTTCTTCTGCGGAGCGATGGTGGTATTTGTACGGCATGTAGCCAAGAATGCAGAACTCACACTTGTAGGGGCAGCCTCGACTGATCTCGATCAGCGCGCGGTTGGCGAACTCCGTGTGCGGTGTCAGGATACCCGAGTGCGTGGGGAATCCCAACAGGCGATCGGCGTGGGAGATGCGCGTCGCCTTCGGCAGAGCAGACAGTTCGGAGCGATCGGAAGGTTCTGTGACTTCGAAGCCCGGAATTCGTGACAGCGCATCTCGCAACGCTGACTTCTTCGAGCCGTGCGCATTCAGCGCTTCCACGACCGCATCCATCGCCTCTTCGCCGTCGCCATGGACGATCACGTCGACGAAGTCGTACAGCGGAAGGCGGTTCATCGTCACGGCCGCGCCTCCGACGATGATCAATGGGTCCTTCGGTCCGCGCCGAGACGCCCACGGGGAAAGGCCCGACCGCTCCAGTATATCCACCACATGCAAGTAATCCATCTCGAACGCCACGGAGAAGGCCACGACCGGGAAGTCACCCAGGGGACGCTGGTTCTCAACGCTCAGAGGAGGATGCGTTGGCCAACTCCCCGCCGCGTCGCCATCCGAACTCAAGTGCGGTCGCCGTCCGCCTGCGCCGAGCAGATCCGGATGCGTCTCGTTCCAGAACACGCGCTCTGCCGCTGCGTCTGGCCGCGCGTTCAATCGGCGCACGAGCGTCTGAAAGCCAAGCGACGACATTCCCACATGGTACGTATTCGCGTAACACATCGCGATCGGCCACACCGAGCCAAATGGCTTCGGGCACGCGCCGTCTTCCGCCGCGAGCAAGGCACGCAGTGTCTCTTCGGTGGTGTAGGCTCTGCGGGGCTTGCGGGACATGGCTCCTGCCGATGCGAAAGTCGCGCCGGGCGCGTTTTGGACTCTGAGAGCTGCGCCGCCGGCGTGAACAGAGAAATCTACACGGTCGACCAATTCCAAGGATTCCCTATGACGGCCGAGCGCTCAGATTCTCGTGGCGTCGCGCGGTCTGCGTCGGACAACCTTCGGGGCGCTGGACATCGCTGACCCGGGGGGATTCCGGATGACCGCCAAGCTGATCGACGGACGCGCTATTGCCGCCGGCATTCGAGCTGAAATCCGCGACGCCGTGGCCGAGCGACGCGCCGCTGGGCAACGTCCGCCGGGCCTGGCCGTGGCCATCGTCGGCGAGAACCCCGCCTCTCAATCCTACGTCCGCATGAAACGGAAGGCCTGCGAAGAGGTCGGCTTTCTGTCCGAGGTTCACGCCCTGCCCGTCGAGACCTCGCAGGCGGAACTGCTGGCGCTTGTCCAGGAACTCAATTCACGCGACGAGATCGACGGCATTCTTGTTCAACTGCCTCTCCCGCCACAGATCGACGAAAGCCTGATCATCAACGCCATCGATCCGGAGAAGGACGTCGACGGGTTTCATCCGATCAATGTCGGCCGTCTTGTGATCGGCGAACGCGCCTTCGTGCCTTGCACACCGCTGGGTATTCAGGAGTTGCTGATTCGCTCCGACGTCGAAACCCGTGGGAAGTTCGCCGTTGTCGTTGGCCGCAGCAATATCGTCGGGAAACCGATCGCGAACCTGCTGACCTTACGGGGACGCGGCGGAGACGCGACCGTCTGCGTTTGCCACAGCGCCACGCCGGATCTCGACGCCGTTACACGCCAGGCGGACATTCTGATCGCCGCGATGGGGCGTCCCCAAGCCATCAAGGCCGACATGATCAAGCCCGGCGCCGTCGTGATCGACGTTGGAATCAACCGCGTGCCGGACGCTTCGCGCGAGCGCGGTTACCGCATCGTGGGCGATGTCGATTTCGAGCCCGCCTGCGAGGTGGCCTCTCAGATTACGCCTGTTCCCCGCGGCGTCGGCCCAATGACCATCGCGATGTTGCTGCGTAACACGCTGGACGCCGCCCAGCGCCGCGAGTAAGCCTGGAGGCGCCGGTCCACCGGCACATTCCCCAGGAATCCGCGCCCTTGTCCCTTCGCGCATGGCTTTACCTCATCCGCCGCGAGACCGCCGCCCAGCCCGGGCGAGCGGTGCTGCTGGTACTCTGCGCAGCGCTCAGTTGCGCGATCGGCGGCCTGGCACTGGCGGCGTTGTTCTATCTGCGCTCCGAAGTCCGTCCCCAGATTGAGAGCCTTTTCCCCGAAGAGCGCCTGGTCGTGCGCCGACCCGATGTCGACGTTTCGATCCTGAAGCTCCAGTTTGGCAAGATCACCGACGAAATCGTCGCCCAGATCGAAGCGATCCCCGAGGTCGAACGCGTCTCGCCCCAAATGCCCGCGCAGTTCCCGATTATGGCGGAGATGACCATCGGGCGGCTCGATGCGTCCTACGCCAGCGACGTGGTGCTTCACGGCGTGCCGGCGGAGCTGATCCAGGATGAACTGCCCCGCGATGCCGATTTCTCCTGGGATCCGGAGAGTGGCGACCCGGTCCCTGTGGCCGTGTCCGCCTACTTCCTCGACCTCTACAACCTGGGCCTGGCGGAAGGCGTCGGACTTCCGAAGCTCAGTCCAAATGCCGCCCGGAACCGCGAGTTCACGCTAATGCTCGGCGAATCGACTCTCGGCTTCTCGAAGGGCGAGTCGCCCAAGTTCGTTCGAGCGAAGATCGTGGGGCTGACCAAGAACCCGCTGCTCGTCGGCCTCGTGGCGCCGATCGATGTCGTGAGGCGCTGGAATGCCGAGTTCAACCCCGGCCAGCCTGCCAGCTACGCGATTTTGCACGTCGACGTGCGCCGGCCTGAGGATGCCCTGGCCGTTCGCGATCGATTGATGGCAATGGGGTTGCGTGTCGATTGGGCCGCGGAGGACCTGCAGCGATTCCAGCGCATGATCACAACCGCGGAACTCGTTCTTTTCGCCGTTGCTGCGGTGATTCTGGCCCTGACCAGCGTTGGAATCTTCTCGACGGTCGCGATGTCGACGCGAGAGCGCCGAGCTGCCTGGGGCCTCCATCGCGCGACAGGGCTCGGGCCGTGGTCATTGCTCGGGCTGGTGCTGGCCGAGGGCGCGATCCTCGGCGTTCTGTCCGCTGTGATCGGTGGGGCAATGGCCTGGGGCGTGGCGGCCGCGCTGCAATCGGCGGCGGGGGAGTACCTCGCCAACCTCTCTTTCATCCCTGGCCAGCCCTTCGCCCTCGGTGTGGAAACCTACGCGGCGATCCTCATTCTGGCGCTGGGGCTGATCCTTGTACCGACGCTCCTCTTCGCCCTGCCTGCGTGCCGGGCCGAACCGACGCGGCTACTCGAGCGGCGGAGTTTGTAGAATACTTCCAGTTGGAACGAGCGGGGCC
Coding sequences within:
- a CDS encoding YfbM family protein, whose amino-acid sequence is MSAYLLQRVSTNVHRRLMEDDEFDETMLPPIEWENAESGEGNALDLGEWNEALHFLLSDTVGEDQPILDFLLVGYLDDEDLAGEDEEALTEWFEELAACPIVSTLGAVEVERIHHALEKVAPEIIQERYDPAELEESGVPPGGWGEDSSEDLAILLDCFLALKKFLNMAVESKAALLGMLFLED
- the dapA gene encoding 4-hydroxy-tetrahydrodipicolinate synthase; the protein is MLSATQIRGCYPAIITPMIEESGRVVVDVDKYHELIAHFIDAGVTGIVIAGTTGQSATLTHNEQIELVSEGALYARGYAAGKGREVQIIASAGSNATHEAVEMSRAILAEGRVDALLHVSGYYNNPPQEGLLRHFRIMADLAGENDASIILYNVPSRTKSNIEADTTIELAQHPAIVAIKEASGDLNQVGRILDETDRENFTVVSGEDHMVYDIMKLGGTGVISASANVWPQEFQVLTELCAAGEWEKAEELQKALQPCVDACFCVKNPIALHHMLDSEVRLPLVKVGDLREPGRSKAIATIDKALAITEFPHVGKHVGPLA
- a CDS encoding B12-binding domain-containing radical SAM protein, with the protein product MSRKPRRAYTTEETLRALLAAEDGACPKPFGSVWPIAMCYANTYHVGMSSLGFQTLVRRLNARPDAAAERVFWNETHPDLLGAGGRRPHLSSDGDAAGSWPTHPPLSVENQRPLGDFPVVAFSVAFEMDYLHVVDILERSGLSPWASRRGPKDPLIIVGGAAVTMNRLPLYDFVDVIVHGDGEEAMDAVVEALNAHGSKKSALRDALSRIPGFEVTEPSDRSELSALPKATRISHADRLLGFPTHSGILTPHTEFANRALIEISRGCPYKCEFCILGYMPYKYHHRSAEEIERQARLFQGRTDRIGLVASAVGVHKEIEEICDRLLRLGMNISFSSLRVEDVKPRMIDALLQSGQNTLTIAPEAGNERLRIRMRKRLTDEKIRQFTHDTVSRGMRNLKLYYMIGLNGETDDDVRSIASFTRELHHVQVDASRSHGRLGHLALNVGVFVPKPGTPQRAGGFVGVREARRRMKLLQRELKSIPNLKVHFSNPHLAAAQAILSCGDRRASEYLYWAWQNARGNWPMANREFAHLLEEVSGPTSVDNWGNMSAKELIGHVL
- the folD gene encoding bifunctional methylenetetrahydrofolate dehydrogenase/methenyltetrahydrofolate cyclohydrolase FolD; protein product: MTAKLIDGRAIAAGIRAEIRDAVAERRAAGQRPPGLAVAIVGENPASQSYVRMKRKACEEVGFLSEVHALPVETSQAELLALVQELNSRDEIDGILVQLPLPPQIDESLIINAIDPEKDVDGFHPINVGRLVIGERAFVPCTPLGIQELLIRSDVETRGKFAVVVGRSNIVGKPIANLLTLRGRGGDATVCVCHSATPDLDAVTRQADILIAAMGRPQAIKADMIKPGAVVIDVGINRVPDASRERGYRIVGDVDFEPACEVASQITPVPRGVGPMTIAMLLRNTLDAAQRRE
- a CDS encoding FtsX-like permease family protein, which codes for MSLRAWLYLIRRETAAQPGRAVLLVLCAALSCAIGGLALAALFYLRSEVRPQIESLFPEERLVVRRPDVDVSILKLQFGKITDEIVAQIEAIPEVERVSPQMPAQFPIMAEMTIGRLDASYASDVVLHGVPAELIQDELPRDADFSWDPESGDPVPVAVSAYFLDLYNLGLAEGVGLPKLSPNAARNREFTLMLGESTLGFSKGESPKFVRAKIVGLTKNPLLVGLVAPIDVVRRWNAEFNPGQPASYAILHVDVRRPEDALAVRDRLMAMGLRVDWAAEDLQRFQRMITTAELVLFAVAAVILALTSVGIFSTVAMSTRERRAAWGLHRATGLGPWSLLGLVLAEGAILGVLSAVIGGAMAWGVAAALQSAAGEYLANLSFIPGQPFALGVETYAAILILALGLILVPTLLFALPACRAEPTRLLERRSL